Proteins from a genomic interval of Phlebotomus papatasi isolate M1 chromosome 3, Ppap_2.1, whole genome shotgun sequence:
- the LOC129805786 gene encoding CKLF-like MARVEL transmembrane domain-containing protein 4, which yields MTDPGFPAQHTTATMTTTETHVSPQIRYDPSYLRTVPGILKLVCIVLNLIGFICIEVSAFSYHSRGSFFNSVSMTGFWFTGIMLLLYLFHVLEKFYRLPWLHIEMVFNAVWTLLYALAAGLAAAMGLEAYTAAAFFGFCAMVAYGYDAFLKYKAVQSGQIAQGTRQQTTVQQTATA from the exons ATGACTGATCCTGGATTCCCAGCACAACACACAACGGCCACGATGACCACAACTGAGACTCACGTGAGCCCACAGATCCGGTACGATCCTTCGTACCTTCGTACTGTGCCGGGAATCCTTAAGCTGGTCTGTATCGTACTCAACCTGATTGGGTTCATTTGCATTGAGGTGTCCGCCTTCAGCTATCATTCACGTGGCAGTTTCTTCAACTCCGTATCCATGACGGGTTTCTGGTTTACGGGCATAATGCTCCTTCTCTACCTCTTCCACGTCCTGGAGAAGTTCTACAGGCTACCCTGGCTCCACATTGAGATGGTCTTCAATGCCGTTTGGACTCTCCTCTATGCCCTGGCGGCAGGATTGGCTGCTGCCATGGGTCTGGAAGCGTACACAGCAGCTGCG TTCTTTGGATTCTGTGCCATGGTGGCATATGGTTACGATGCGTTTCTCAAGTACAAAGCCGTTCAATCCGGACAAATTGCCCAAGGAACTCGCCAACAGACGACGGTTCAGCAAACAGCGACAGCTTAA
- the LOC129805785 gene encoding probable cytochrome P450 28a5, with amino-acid sequence MFPLEILSVLVSGILCLYFYLIRNHNYWAKRGIPGPKAAFVVGNLPGIFTQKRNAVYDMEEIYNKWKTDANFVGFFNMLQPQILILKPELVKTVTVKNFQNFHENDFADMFGKDSDPVFTKTIFMLKGAEWKEKRAELAPAFTDNKMKSMFILIEEISERLLNYLDKAVKDKGSPLVLEARELSTKFSIDVIGNCIFRVNGGAFGEENSQMMKMGEELMNPSGSFLLSFLLLQFFPILKGIIKPQLVKKTVADYLRNLIREVNENRKENPAEGGDFMSFMEHLRINRGTDPAQILGHVFTFFIDGYEMSSNVLAHTLYQLAKNPEIQDKLRNELQSLESLGYIANPNSEQCEYLHRILLESLRINAPLPFVTKRCTKECKLSLRQGEDVLIETNTPVVIPIYCIQRDPQYYSQPKTFDPDRFLNGNAKKFQNEGIFLPFGDGPRICMGMKFAMMQVKFGVATIIKNYRLTVDPKTLDPFRLNPKRFTTTPEGGYWLKFTPIDEK; translated from the exons ATGTTTCCGTTAGAGATTTTAAGTGTTTTAGTGAGTGGAATTTTGTGCCTCTATTTCTACTTAATCCGCAATCACAATTACTGGGCTAAGCGTGGGATTCCTGGTCCGAAAGCTGCTTTTGTGGTGGGCAATCTTCCAGGAATTTTCACTCAGAAAAGAAATGCTGTTTATGACATGGAAGAAATTTACAACAAGTGGAAGACTGATGCCAATTTTGTGGGATTCTTTAACATGTTGCAGCCGCAAATTCTTATACTGAAGCCTGAATTGGTCAAAACGGTCACTGTGAAAAATTTCCAGAACTTCCATGAAAATGACTTTGCGGATATGTTCGGTAAAGATAGTGATCCAGTCTTTACTAAGACGATATTTATGCTTAAAGGAGCGGAATGGAAGGAAAAGAGGGCAGAACTTGCCCCTGCTTTTACTGATAACaaa atgaaatcCATGTTCATCCTAATTGAAGAGATTTCTGAGAGATTGTTAAATTATTTAGATAAAGCTGTAAAGGATAAAGGAAGTCCCCTAGTACTGGAAGCTCGAGAACTATCCACAAAGTTCTCCATAGATGTTATTGGAAATTGCATTTTCCGTGTAAATGGAGGAGCTTTTGGAGAAGAAAATTCTCAAATGATGAAAATGGGCGAAGAACTTATGAATCCCAGTGGATCATTTCTTTTATCATTCCTTCTccttcaattttttccaattttaaaagGAATCATCAAGCCACAACTCGTTAAGAAAACCGTTGCAGACTATCTTAGAAACCTCATCAGGGAAGTGAACGAAAATCGAAAGGAAAATCCAGCTGAAGGGGGAGATTTTATGTCTTTTATGGAACATCTTCGAATTAATCGAGGAACTGATCCTGCACAGATTTTAGGACatgtttttacttttttcatcGATGGTTATGAAATGAGCAGCAATGTCTTAGCTCATACCCTCTATCAATTGGCGAAGAATCCTGAGATTCAGGATAAATTGCGGAATGAACTGCAATCTTTGGAATCTCTGGGGTACATTGCAAATCCCAATAGTGAACAATGTGAATATCTCCATAGAATTTTACTTGAAAGTCTCAGGATAAATGCTCCTTTGCCCTTTGTCACAAAGAGATGTACTAAGGAATGCAAATTATCTCTTCGACAAGGAGAAGATGTTCTTATTGAAACCAATACCCCTGTCGTCATTCCTATATACTGCATTCAAAGGGATCCTCAATACTACTCTCAACCCAAAACATTTGATCCTGATcgatttctcaatggaaatgccAAGAAGTTCCAGAATGAAGGCATATTTTTGCCATTTGGAGATGGACCACGCATCTGCATGGGAATGAAATTTGCCATGATGCAGGTAAAGTTTGGAGTGGCTACTATCATCAAGAATTACCGATTGACTGTTGATCCCAAAACTCTGGATCCTTTTCGACTGAATCCCAAGAGATTTACAACAACTCCTGAAGGTGGATATTGGTTAAAATTCACACCAATTGACGAGAagtaa